The Hoplias malabaricus isolate fHopMal1 chromosome 9, fHopMal1.hap1, whole genome shotgun sequence genome contains a region encoding:
- the msmp1 gene encoding prostate-associated microseminoprotein — protein sequence MAGQRTVMIILIGVSLWAMCSAAPMECHFNSQALCKYEGRLYSMGDTWMEGCLQCTCLHPVGVGCCETVHWPVDFPPWCEVRVESPVCKVTLVLTSDPRLPCIPGEGNSLDPSHGVMNMKLAG from the exons atGGCAGGACAGCGGACCGTGATGATAATCTTGATTGGGGTCTCGCTCTGGGCCATGTGTTCAGCAGCTCCAATGGAATGCCACTTCAACTCACAAG CTCTGTGTAAGTATGAGGGGAGACTCTATTCTATGGGAGATACGTGGATGGAAGGCTGTCTGCAGTGCACCTGTCTAcatccagtcggagttggatgCTGTGAAAC TGTTCACTGGCCTGTGGACTTCCCTCCTTGGTGTGAAGTTCGTGTTGAGTCTCCGGTCTGTAAAGTGACCCTGGTTTTAACCTCTGACCCCCGGCTTCCCTGTATCCCTGGAGAGGGGAACAGTTTGGACCCCAGCCATGGAGTTATGAACATGAAGCTAGCAGGCTAA